TAAACACCACCAACCACCAGAAACACCACCACCATTATTCTCAAactataactattattattctaaaatctcattttaaattaatgaaaataagaaaaatgactaacctaggttttgttgaaggttgTAGATCGGATGCCGGTGAGAGATGGAGCCGCCGCCGACGAGGGTTGATGTCGCCGCCGATGATGGGAGTTGGATCGGTTTGTGAGAGATGAGTGAAAGGGAGtgttgggggagagatgaGGGAGGGGTGTTTTGGTCTCAAAAGTTGTTtaatggctaatgttgatagaaatatttttgggggggttaagatgaaaaaaatcaaaatttttataggtattattgtaaatttccctGATTGTTTTGAGCGGTATTCCCCCTTTAACCCTAACAGGAAAGACTTATGAATTGCTTTGCTTCGCATATAGATTCATTCCTCAATCTTAACAATCCCAGCTCTCGAAAACCTGAAAATGGCATTCAGAATCCATTTATTCTCCCCCAAAACCCTACTACAATCCCAAAACTTCCAAACCTATCCCAAAAGACCCAAAACCCAAATCCTCTGCGCCTCcaacaacaagaagaacaacaagaagcgCAGTGATGCAGAGCTGGCATCAGATTTGGCAACAGAAGTGGGAAAAATAAACACCCATTTGGcccaaaaagaagaagctatGAAGAAGAGCAAAGAATTGTTATTCACTGAGTTTTGCCAGTACCTGGCTTTGGAACGAGATGAAGCGAAGAAGGAATGGAGGAAGATCGATGAGGATGAGAAGTGGGGTTTGGTTAAAAGGTTTGTTAATGAATGGAGCGACAATTTTCATCCATTGTCAGCTCGGTCTGTAAAGGATATGCTTGAAGAGTATTTGCATGATGAGAGGCAGCCTTCAAGTTCtgggtttgttttatttcctggtttaaagaaaattatgggATTTTCACATGACTAAATAGATTGATTGGGTTGATTTTTGGGATGTTTTAGAAATTAGAACAATGAATTTCATGTAATTACaagtttataatttgttatggTGGTGaacaatttgtattttattttatttttattttaacaatcCGTTTTCACAGTAATCTACAcacatatatttctttttccttaagAGTTCATTAAAACTGTGTTATCTAGTTGTCAGtgtaattagaataataacttacaataaatttgatattattacaattgtgaatttattattacttttaagttttacatattttttaaatcaccaTTTCTTAAGACTATTGTGTACTCGATAACAATGTGCCATCTAAATTATCAGATACATATAAATAGTTAGAAAAATTAGTGGATTCATAtaattactaaaattttattttaaaattttaaattaaaatatatttgcttatatattaaaaattgtatagATTAtcctaataattttattttataaaaaaaatacaataattttatatttacttcaaattacattattttcccaaaaatattctaacaattttaaaatacatcttTCCAATCTGCTCACTTAAATTGTTTAGGTTATTCGATACCTTTAATTCAAACTGTAAAAGGAATTGGTATTCTCCAATATCTTAAAGTATATGATTAGAGTATTACAATTGATTTTAGTACGTTgacaaaaccaaaataaaaaaaaaaaaaaatctacaagtcattatctaattttagaatgctattttttttcatttctaaccATTGCTTGTATCAATCCATTCACTTAAATAACATGTGAGCGTTAATTAATATGCAAGTGTGAAACAACTTACAAATAGCATGCCCAAATTCCTTTGCATGCAAATTATGTTAGCATTCAAATGACATGTCACACCCCTTgcacaaaaatattattgtgcTTCCGATAAAGAGAACATCTTTGAAGAGACCtgatatttgattaatatCACCAGGGAGTGTAAAAAGAATCACAGCATTTTGATTCGGCCCTAAGCTAGAATAATAACTATATTGCAAGAAATTACTATAACAGAAAAACCAGCTCGTTATATCTAATACAATTAGTCCTAAACTGAAGCATGGATTATAAAGAATTTCTATATACATGTAATCCACAAATGCAAAATGCCCTTGTGATCGTTACCAccataattcaattaaaaaagagagattATCTAAGGAATGTCAGAAATATAGCTGCCTGCACTGTGCAACCGAGGCATCGGCTGGACAATAAGGGCACTTGAATGATCTTGTGCTACTTTTTGACAGCTTCATTATCGATTGTTTGCAGAGAACATGCAGACATGGCATCAGCATTGGTGGATTCTCCTCACTTGCTTGCTCTCT
This window of the Citrus sinensis cultivar Valencia sweet orange chromosome 8, DVS_A1.0, whole genome shotgun sequence genome carries:
- the LOC102618734 gene encoding uncharacterized protein LOC102618734: MAFRIHLFSPKTLLQSQNFQTYPKRPKTQILCASNNKKNNKKRSDAELASDLATEVGKINTHLAQKEEAMKKSKELLFTEFCQYLALERDEAKKEWRKIDEDEKWGLVKRFVNEWSDNFHPLSARSVKDMLEEYLHDERQPSSSGFVLFPGLKKIMGFSHD